The Phlebotomus papatasi isolate M1 chromosome 3, Ppap_2.1, whole genome shotgun sequence genomic sequence GGCGTGTCTAACCTGCATGACATCCGGATTGAAGTTGGCCTTGGAACGCATTCCAGCACCATGCATGATTGCCCAATCCTTGGACTTGTCGATGACATCCAGCAGCTGCTCCTCTGGGATAGGAATTGGAATGCATGGCTTGAGAACGGGCAATTCCATGGACGAACAGCAGTCCTCAGGTTTCTGAATGGGATCGCAAACACTATCACACATTTTGGGAAAGATTTTTTCACTCCTAAAGCACTGAAAAATGATGAAATAGTGAAGATTTGTGGAGCAACAGATGACTCTTCTTAAGGAAAATTATCAAACTGCCTGACCGCAAAATGTTTGCTTATCGCACCACACTGGCAACGGCTGAAGTTTTTACTTAATTTAAATTGGCAGTTGATACACTTTTTTGTTAAGTTCTAAAATTGAGACGATTGCTGTGTTTGATGCGTCGCGTGCATTGCATTTGCATCGCGATTTCAAAgataatttgatttcttattGTAaaaacggtaaaaacttttaaaaatattaagaattctaaatctaaattacacataaatatgttaaaaaaaaaaacaatgaaaaaaacaGAGATAAAACCCAGATAAGCTATGCatagcttatggtagctgagattctttacagatgaTCTCGAAATGTATGGAACTCAGGGTTCTTGCatttgcaactcggaatacctgaaaattcgattgtgaattgaattttgaaggtAAAATAAATCCCGTTGACTAAACTGTTGTtgtcggtcgaaatggataatATATTAgcttgacgcgattctttacgttctttacccccaaaattcaactctaaatcgaattttcacgcattccgaattGCAAGCATCCCAAGTTCGACGCATTTCGATGTCACCTGTGTCCTGTCTTGTGCAATTGCATCATCTCACTCTTCCTCCTCTACCTAGAGCTGGTTTGAGAACAGAAGACCGACAAAAGAAGAGttaattaaaatcggttaataaatattagagaTAGACCATGGTCAATTTCGTTATAATAAGGTTCTAAGTCGTCGTAGTGTACAAAACCCTACTGTTGCACTGAACATAACCAGACTAAACAGAAAGCatcgttttacaatcaaatttcggTGGAAAAGTTCTTTTTCCACTTGAAAGCAACACAGAGGCAGATATCTCTTTTGACCTCTAACAACTGAAGGTTTTTGACTCTTGGGGtacattaacccattccttacgaTAGGATTACACATCATACGTAAATTAGGCGATTTTGCATGATTTATTTCTGCGTAATTCAAATTCCAATTGCTGCCGGGGAAGGCATTTTAGTTGCAATAGTCCTTCAATAACgcagaaaaaatagcccgacagaagcagaaatacattttaatgctttattttagcttttcggaaaGGTTTGCAAGTACTATTTTGACATCGCGTCGTTTATGATAATTTTTGCCTTTATTTTCTTTCCTAATTTAAATTCTGGGTAACTAATccttttcttagatagttagaCTGCATAAATCAACGGTATTTGTAATAagttaatgtaaagaatttaaataaactCACGAAAAACAAGCGTGTATGATATATCATACGATCCAGaaattagtttaattttgaGTTCCCGGAACAtccattttgaggttatgaatgCAGACGTCAAGTTCCGAAAGAAGTGTAAACAAGCTgcgaattttctaataaatttatgaTTAAATTTCTCAAGAAACTCAAAAAAGTGAAAGTGAGACATCTGAAAAGACTATAATATGTCTAGTGATGggtatgtattaaaaatttaatcataattCATTATAATTCTTGGTGAAATAAGCGAGTTTTCTTTCAGATTCAGTGACGTGCAGGGTTCTACTCTACTCGCTGTTGCCTGAATGGGAATCTGCTGAGGATAAGATTTCTTCAGCTGATACAGAAACCTTGCGCAGTGCTTCACATCTTGATATTGTCCTTCTTCCGGTTGATGATGGTAATGGACTGTGACAAAGACACAGCAATGAGCGACGAAGAGGGACATATTGGTTCATTGGGCCGTGGATTACTGAAACAAAGCGGAGAATACTTTGCAACCGGTCAGAGCAAAATTCAGCTTCAACCAAATAAACCAGACGGTCCATTTGAAGCTTTTGACCAGCAGCAATGTAGTGCACCGAAGGTTTGGAGTAGAAAGAAGATGCTCCCGAGAATCAGAGTGTCTCACAAGTGTAATGCGAAAAAAATGcaggaaaaggatgtgaatccATTGATGCTGTTTAAAATGACAATGGACAacgaaattgtaaataaaatctGTGATGATCGAGTATGCCAGACAGCCTGGAAATATGGTATTTACAGTGTCCCGAGAAGAAATATATCAATACCTTGGAATTCTCTTAGTTTATGGCTATGTGAAACTCccggaacaaaaaatgtgcttTGAAACGCAGGAGGTTTATGTAcccctaattaaaaataaatgaattattacAAGCGAAATTTTGTTGACCTAGGTTTTCatcaattaaatgtgaaaatttggaaaatttgaatatatatTACAAGTTTGGTACTTTTTCCGTTCGTTATCCAACGGttacagaatttgaaaaaaaaataaactgaacCTCGCAGTGTATGTTTTATCATACAgtctccccgcgcccccatgatagataaattttttttcttttcacaaaaatcatctattaatctgtaaggaATGAATTCCAAATTATGAACATTCTATCCCaaatatttctagtacattgactgaatgggttaagtggCATGTATGGTGGATtaacaaatttgacaatttctGATAGAactagtcatttttcttagttcctAAGATCCATACCCACCAAGACTTTattttttcccttatttttgttcgttaaacatttttcctaCGATATTTCGGTAAAAATGaatgcaaaactttagaaaatggaacttaatttattaattatagttaaaaatgaaattattaactctttccggaccacaacatatccagcgaacgattttcagtaaaactgactttattgtaagtcttagtggtcaaatatgatacttttgtagagaaagaattttctccgcctctgggaaattggaaaactcatgggaactctcgtcccctacagaacgcaaaggatacaaacttggacaaacttcaattttccaaaagccaataatatcaattttgtgaattatttttgcgtgtcaaatgactcctttacaatgttgatcactaaaacaagaagaattattgaccagtatcttgtgggatgtccaggaagtgctgaaaaggacacccagctcctgcttgccaacagattcctcaaaatatttcacagaataacactttaacacacatttctctcaacaggatgttattgcagacacattaagctttctcaagagccaaaaaaatacTTCCTGGACAAttagaattcaccaaaatctggaagaataggaaaaacttccccgaaagcaatctccttcgctgccaaatgtcaaaattatcggccatattgacaaaaatttcgctcccgcttgaattttcttacaaggttggtgtcaaaaagcaaatggcgggcattggcgggataaccttacatttgacctctatatttttggggacgagagtacccatcaactttgaacaagttttttgaaaatttatgaaaaaattgtttttcgaatttatgtaatttgtaattgttagttatcatacttattggccccgagaggtttttccttattcgggtctagaaatatgaaaaaagtcacaatatgtgcaaggaagcagaaaatcgaaaattcacgatttttgaccaagaatatcttagctcaggagttaattgggatcctgcaaaaaaatatcctagatttggacatccttatagtttgtaatcatccacaagaatcggaattttatcgattctaaatagtctaaaaaaattattttttccatgggtacccagagtcccaaaggagacgaaagagttaaacattatttctaatataattacgcgtctgtcaagacccttacgctgattccaaatatgtatatatcccaaaatcgcaaaaatgaagttacgatgaatgctgatttaactgacgatttgaaAAACAGAAGAACtagattttatataaatttagttTTGACATTAGAATTTTTTCTAGAACTTTTAGAAATCTTTTAAACAATCTTTATTTCCATGATTAGacactttgcaaaaaaaaaactttgacagGGTTCAAGCCCGATCGAAAGATATGAAAAACCTGCCACGTTTGCAATATCTGTGATTTTGAAGAAGAGTAAGAGAATTTTGGGCAACGATGGACCAAGCTGTTGCATGGAAAATGTTCTGAATGATaaactaaatttttcatatgaataAGTTCATTTAATTCCCAAAAGTATTAGTCACTGGCATTAATTCTGCATCTGCTCATCTAGAGTCTTGGTCATCCATTCAGGCTCTGCATTGCCAATCTTCTCGATAATTCCATTGACTTGGTAGCACAGGGACTGGATCTGCTTGTCCCACTGCGGCAGAATCTCACGCGTCTCGAAATGCACAATCCCATCAATCTGATCGATGTAGCCATTCATGCGTCCTTCCGTGATCATCTGACTGGCAATGCGTTCTGCTTTGTTAGGCGAAATCTCCAGCAGAGCTCCTAGCTCGACGAATGTGATGTTGTTGTAGAGCTTACTGGCCGATAGGAGATTGTGCTCGAAGACGGCACGATCGAGAATGGACGAGCCATCGAGGGTACTGGCTTTCTGATGCAACTGCAGCAATGCTTCAAATTCTTCCAGTTCAGACCGTCGGATAATCCTGTCGAGGTACATCTTCTCGAGAATTGAGTAGGCCGGAAGATGTTGGCAGCGTTCATCTTTGAAAAGTGTGGCCAGCATTCGAGATCTCTGCTGTCCGGCTGAGGCGAGAATTGTGCAAATGAGGGCCTTCTTGAGAGCCGTCATACGCTCTTCCTCATCCACAATGGTCCTGTACGACAGTTCATTGTACCTCTGAGCCGCCTCAATGAACTTCCTCCGATAGTCCAGGACTCGAGCATAGCAGACTTTGTAGAGGATCTGCAACTTCTCACTCTTGGTTTCTGCCTGAAGTAGGGATGCTCTATTGATGTAGGCTTCAGCCTGCACAGGATCATCGTCCTCCAGGTAGAGTCGAGCAATTTTCAAGTACGTCTCCAACTTGTAGTCCACCGAGTACTGCTTCTGACCAGTTTCCAGGGGTATTCCTACGAGGACATTGGCTGATTCTCGCCAATTCTGCTGGCGTTCGTAGATCTTGGCAAGATGCTGACGGATACTGGCTACTTGCTCCTCAAATGAGATCACACGGGGCTGCACTTTGTCGAGTGTAAAGTGAGAAATGACTTTGGAAGTGTCATCCGGAAGTTTGGTCAAATGTACGGCGACATCGGTGAGAATCTGACGGGATATCACGAGGCTGACATGTTCATTGACGACtggaaatacaaattttatttataaactgaATAATTACGCTGCAATTCTCAATTTACTGGATTCTATAAACAACTTCAAAGTGTCGGCAACATCGGAGCCGCTCTTTGCCAAAATAGCTTCCAGGATGGATCGGTATCTGTAAACAATGGTATAGGTAAATCATAAGAACACAAACTACAGCATTTTAATCCAAGAAGCTTAATATTGCGATGGGAAAAgcgagaaaattaaattttcttgcgaagtttgaggttatgtgaggGATTACTTGTCTGCCTGCTCTTTATGTGTCCCTGTAAAGTTAACCAGGGACACTAGCATTTGCCGCAGCGTTGATACGGACAATTGCCCATCCACTGCACTCATTTTCAATCTCTTTTTCGTGGAAATCGCTAAAAAATACCCCGGAAAACACTCAAACAAAAATATCTCCCGTGCAAACAATTTATGACATTTGATGGGcgaaaaatggcgaatttcgCCACCAGCAAAAACAATCATTTTTCTGTTGCTCGACGGATCCATCaaataaattatgtttttattaaatgtttgaaaattaagaaattctcagtgaatcacaaaaaatataaagtttctTACACAGAGAGAATTTGCACTATTCCAGTCCTAAGAGCCAATTGATCCCATGGACTATCAGGAGGATAAATGGTTGCCACGCCACCAGCCACCTGATCCAGTCCAAGAGTTGACCATACAGCACATGTGGCTTTTCCCAGGGATTGCAGAAAATCTTCTTTAGATCAACTTTTTCCTTGCAGTAGGGACAAGTTTGCTTTTTGCCCACAATACACCAGCCACGGATGCAGAATTCATGGAATACATGCTCACAACTCAACTTGTACGTGTTCTCAATCACACCAGTCTCATTTTCATCCACAAGAAGATGATTTCCACAAACAGCACAAACATTCTTTTCTAAACTACGCGTTGGCATGCCCTGAGGTGTGTAGTACTGCAAAAAAAGGAATAGCGCTTTAAGTCGCTTCCGGAACATAATTTTTTCTCAGGCAATTCTCACCCCAATATGTGCTGCCATCTTATCAGCACATATCTCGGAAATATCACGTCCTAAGACTCCATAGTAGAGACCATAGAAAACAAACATAAGGCCACAATCCATCCAAATATGTGGCGCTTGATTGAACACAAAGTTCAGTCCGAAGAAGGTCATCATCATGATGATGTACCCAACAATTCCCAAGGCATAACTCAATTTGTAGATAAAATAAAACCATTTGTACACTAGCCTGGGAGTTGTCCCGGAAATGGGCTTTACAAGGGCCTTTCTCATCACTAACCCCGTAATTGCTGTAAATACCAACCAGGTAAATATGAATCTCAGCCACTCATTCCTCAGACTAATCACCGGTGGAACTATCCATAAGCCCACAAGTGTAACGAGCTGCAAAACAAAAGGAAACCCCTCTCAGTAATCCAATTAACTTCCCCCCAATATTCCTCATTCTTACAGAATACGATTTATAGTGCCGCTTCTTCCACTCCACGAGGACAATTTGGGCAATAACTAGGGTAATCAGGAGGATAAAAACCATCTCTGCATGCATAGATTCATGTCCTTTGTGCTTCTCATGGAGTTTCATGTGCTCCAAACGAAGTTTTTCCTCAGAAGTCAACTCATCGATCgactgaaaatgaaaattttgtaaacaatcagcttttcttcaattttctctaaattcctTACCTTATTCAAATCTACCGGCTCGTGCAGATTCATGTTTAGTTGAACTTGGAACAATTTGCAATAGAAAATTTggtgaaaaaagtaattttagagCAATTTCTTTTGATAAAACACCCGCAGAGCAGTAGAAAACCATAACCTCAATTTCTTATCAGCTGATGATTCAGGGCAGCCAACTTTGGATAAATTTAAAGGGCTTTCGTCTGTTACCCGGCTAACCGCGGCTAACACAGTGTTAAACAACTGCAgcgaaggggtaactcataaggaaaaaaaatcctatgtaattttcaaaaatatattccatGTTTCCTTGTCTTTCgcttttgttttaattttttatcacaataaaaatttaattctgcGATTCTCACATCGACGTGTTtgtgctttttcaaaaaaaaatccgcgATTCCATAAATTATTTCCTGGGGGTAAATTCTGTAAGTTTGTGACGTGAGAAGTATGGGAAAAATACCGAAATTTGTCACTTAAATGGCTTAAGTGTGATTCTCCATGCCCATTTTTGTGACATTTCTCACGATATTTTCGTGACACTAACTACAGAATGATGGTCCAGTGACTCAAAAATTATTCGGAGAACAAAGTGGTCGATTTTTTTCGTGAGTGTCGCTGATGATCAACTcacgaaaattagagaatttaccccCTGTATTGTTTCTGGGCTGAATTAACCCATTTaatcaatgtaccagaaatacttgatatagaatgttcatattttgggattagtttcctacagaataatagatgaattttttgaaaagaaaaaaaatatctcttatgGGGTCGCGgagagcctctgtcaaacacacaaCTTAACGGTCAGTgattttaaattctgtgcattaattcattacaaactttattgctttagatagggtaattatccaagaacacaaattggcaaataaaattcaaatcaggaaagaggacagaggctaattttaacaaattcgccgggatgtcgcattttccgtccgcgattttgagcaaaaattttgcatgaccttccgtgAAGCAAGAAAACTATATTTTGATCTCTGTCggctctgtcggactatttttcccaagcaattcaaaaattaaagttactaaaaacccagtcccgacagcaatttgaataaaatttcccAGGAATATATAATTTAAGTGTGTTTTCACATTTATCTGACTAAATCtcacaatgtaaacaaaaaaacggATACACAAGCGATCAGCACGATCTACTCATCCCTGTTGCACAGAGTTAGACAGAGATAGGGGAGGAGGAACAGAGAAGAGGATACCTTCTACATCTGTGATGAAAGCTGACATCGATCAGCTGATTCATTCTTGGTGGAAAAGCCAATGGTCGAGTTACTGGAGAAGTCTGTGGTGCAAGTGGTGGTAACGAAAGattgtgacatttttttccCGAATTTTCCGTGTAAGTGTTTTTTAAGATTGTTAttattgtttgtaaaaatatttttcaaaaattgtccaaaatttgttaaaaatgcatttgtagacctgaggaaggaggaaatctgcctccgaaacgttatatgagagaataaaggagaagaaagaacaaaggtcatcaccgtgtaaaattttctttatataatttaaaatcactcaatttccgtatgatgtataataccatagtaaggaatgggttaaagtttGCGTTTCTACAGTTTATCAGGTTTGTCAAGAATGTGTGAGTTTCAGATGCAAAAatacttttagaaaatttttgtattttttcatctGGTTCACTAAACGAACAACAAACAAATGGGTTTTCAGAATGGTCTATATGAagtaaatttgcaacgattTTTGTGGCAAACAAAGTTGAAAAGCAGCAAGTTGAATTTTCGTAGTTGAAAAGCAATGTAAGTGGAATTTTCCTCTAAAAGTTCCATTGAAATTACACGaaatataaaaaagaagaaaattaagttCAACAGATTTGAAAGTTGAACTTTATGCAGCAACAATCGGTTGAAACATTACTACGATAATCGTATTAATCCTATTACACACAATAACTCTAGCAATATTCAATCAATCAAATTAATGAAGTTTATGCTATTTTGTTGTTTCACTTTATTACTATTATATAGTAAATAGAACTCAACTTGCGAATTTCATCTAGTTTGCATTGAAAactaaaatctatttaaaaaaaaacactaaaaattttaattgaatgagaaaaaatttgccaaaaacatTCTTGCGATTAAAGCGCAGTCGGTGACTATAGAACAggagtgtgcaagaaccgttgaatccgaataaacataaaaaaaaagtttattaagaTTGTGAACTCAAAAATCGTGCGAAATGTCTTTGTGCACTAATAAAGTTTGCATAAGTGCTGAATATTTCTTTGAAATAAAACACAATAACAATAACGCTGTAGCCATTTCCATATCGTTAGCATTAGCACCTTATGTTTGAGAACTGCTGACCAGTCagtatatttttgctgatcgattcagcaaaaatatgctgaaaacgctgcttgTTTTAGCTATCTGTGCTCTCTGCGTTGCTAAAGAGCACGGTTTAATGTCTATGAATATCCCTTATCCGGGTGAAATTTTggaagcgagagtctactgtaattataaACGAAAACCGTCCAAAAAACCAAGTTTCCATTggaaagtaatttaaaataaagtggttatttttcgggatatttttttatgaacacTTTTAAGTCCAAGACCAGAAATTTCGCAGCAGAAATTCACGACATATTTATGTTTCCTGTTTTTTCGTGAGATGTTAAAACTTTCTTACTGTCTTATCAAAGTCAGtcttaatttaaagaaaaagtgtcgtttctttagttttttcttGCATGTAATACAAtgataagttttttcttattaaaaaaattaaaacttctaAAAGAAGTCAAGGGCTTATAGCTTatcatgaattttattttaaaaatattttgaatttaaattattacatatttttaatattgccCTGAAAAATGAACACGGATTTTCTAATACAAACACAAACTCAGAAGTGAATTTTCATCAAATGTTTATTCTCagtaaattattacaaaaaaatttaagtctaattataatttaattatttaattaaaatataatctaattaaatttaatgaaccTTACTcactttcagtttttttttacataggtACACACGGCTCTTCTTTATCCGGcggactgggggacaaaatgacatttaggttttttgaatgatcaacggtttttatattttgtttgtgctgtgtgaatttattttctgtctgacacaaaacaagagattttttttcatggtGTTTCTaatgcttcttttttttatcacaattaagtattaaaaacttcgattgataatacagtagagtctctcaaatctgaatctctcaaattcgaacgacgtttggattcaaaatgtcaattgtgaggttatgttagaaagttcgtattcttgatgaatgaaaatcatatttatgtgcttcttcctgagtgtttacatacattatggtcgtgtaaaatgaaaaggaagtatgttaccgctaagacttgcgagaaagtacgggaatttgattcaaagtacaatttaatctcacacaaatttcgttaattttgaaaaaatcgttcgaatttgggaggtgagaaatgtcaaaaataccccccgagcgttcgaatttaacacttggaaggaccctagtggcagccactgccaatttaattttcaattttattctttatagtgaagaatatattatttcgcctggagacccgattgaatgcgtgcagaatttatctggctattttttcgttataaaatttttaataaaaattaaatattaatgtaaatatattgcaaaaacaaaaaactgcactcggaaggaccaagtggcagtagctgccatatgcattttatatggcagtttgacgttctgcagatgtaattttcttgattgttagtgtataaaagccttaaaagaacaaattgaaagtgtttttgcaaattattgagaagaattatgggaaatattgaattgggaaatatgtatgaaatatgaatagttatgggaattattcaatttttctcttatttaccaaagctcaaaatccattttgttaagcgaagttaatagaaaatagttaatagtattaactattgttcatatgtagaatttttgctttgaaaaataagagaaaaatttaaatattcaaaggctgccgcattcaaaggcagaccactttccctgacgccatgattctgataaaaatgaaaacatcgaatggttaaaaatctttagatacagtacccaaggaggtgaaatttctgattcagacaccagaaaagaactgactaaagctccgaatgttaaaatatatgtaaaaatattaaaatattatgtaaaatccgataagtggcagcggctgccacttggtccttccgtgacacttttagttagggttcttcgaagtgttaagagactctactgtatacagtgcccgcttcgtaatccggatgattgggagacaatatgacagatgtccgcttcgtaatccggatggattttttgaatttgttcaacgtctcgaaaatataatacaatttttttttctagaattagaataaaagttttaaagaagcttaaaaagacataattagagaattctatgctattatacttcatttattgaacaaaaatatcacaggataattcattttcattgctgaatactcgtgcatacataacctcaaaatgattttaaatgtaaccgaaCCGTTGATAACTCGTctggattacggcgatccggattagagagcgggcactgtactttacactctggagaaacttcatgtttagtaaaaataattttgaatacatcaaccgccagtgtttggcagctgtcaacCGGATAGCGGTGCCGGATAACGAAAAGCCGtgtgtaattttttatttgcgtgatgaaatttatttcatgCATATGAAGCGATGAAACACGAAACATGAAGGAAACAAAGGAGAAACAATTGCCTTGCAAGCAAGTAAAAACGCAGTTGGCAGCAATGAT encodes the following:
- the LOC129805448 gene encoding E3 ubiquitin ligase Rnf121; translated protein: MNLHEPVDLNKSIDELTSEEKLRLEHMKLHEKHKGHESMHAEMVFILLITLVIAQIVLVEWKKRHYKSYSLVTLVGLWIVPPVISLRNEWLRFIFTWLVFTAITGLVMRKALVKPISGTTPRLVYKWFYFIYKLSYALGIVGYIIMMMTFFGLNFVFNQAPHIWMDCGLMFVFYGLYYGVLGRDISEICADKMAAHIGYYTPQGMPTRSLEKNVCAVCGNHLLVDENETGVIENTYKLSCEHVFHEFCIRGWCIVGKKQTCPYCKEKVDLKKIFCNPWEKPHVLYGQLLDWIRWLVAWQPFILLIVHGINWLLGLE
- the LOC129805443 gene encoding COP9 signalosome complex subunit 4, which codes for MSAVDGQLSVSTLRQMLVSLVNFTGTHKEQADKYRSILEAILAKSGSDVADTLKLFIESIVNEHVSLVISRQILTDVAVHLTKLPDDTSKVISHFTLDKVQPRVISFEEQVASIRQHLAKIYERQQNWRESANVLVGIPLETGQKQYSVDYKLETYLKIARLYLEDDDPVQAEAYINRASLLQAETKSEKLQILYKVCYARVLDYRRKFIEAAQRYNELSYRTIVDEEERMTALKKALICTILASAGQQRSRMLATLFKDERCQHLPAYSILEKMYLDRIIRRSELEEFEALLQLHQKASTLDGSSILDRAVFEHNLLSASKLYNNITFVELGALLEISPNKAERIASQMITEGRMNGYIDQIDGIVHFETREILPQWDKQIQSLCYQVNGIIEKIGNAEPEWMTKTLDEQMQN